CCGCTTGTGGTACTGCTAGTTGCTTCAGCGCGGTAATTATTTCAGGGTATAAGGTCTGGCATGTCGATTGATAAAGTTGCCCGTCTCGCCGGGGTTTCCACCGCTACCGTTTCACGCGTGTTAAATCAGCATCCCGGCGTTAAACCCGAAACCCGTGAGAAAGTGCTTTCCGCCATTGCCTTCTGTAACTACCAGCCCAATTTGCTGGCGCGCCAGCTACGTACTTCACAGAGCCGCATGCTGCTGGTGCTGGTTCCCGGTATTACTAATCCATTCTGTTCGCTGGTGGTGCGCGGCATTGAAGAAGAGGCCGAACTGCACGGCTATCATATTTTGCTGTGCAACTCTGAGTCGCGCCTGACGCGGGAGTCCGCTTATCTCGCTTTGCTAAGCGGTAAAGTAGTAGACGGGGTAATTACCATGGATGCGATTAGCTGTCTGCCCGGTTTAACCGCGCTGATTGGCGATTCGCCGTGGGTACAGTGCGCCGAGGGCGACCCGGCTTATAACGGCTCATCCGTCACCATCGATAATCGCGCGGCGGCCACCGCAGTAGTGCACCATCTGGCGGCAAAAGGGCGCCGCCGCATTGCGCTGATCAATACTGATATGCGCTATCTGTACTCCCACCAGCGTGAAGCAGGATATCGCCAGACGCTGGAAGCGCTGGGGTTGAACTGGTGCCATGTCGAATATGTGGATGAAGTGGACTATAACGCTGGCTGTGCGGCGATGACGCGCATGCTGCAACTGCCCCAGCCGCCAGATGCTATCTTTGCCGTATCCGATGTGCTGGCCGGGGGCGCGCTGCACTCTGCCCGTCGGGCCGGTTTAGTGGTGCCGCAGGATCTGGCGGTGATGGGTTTCGATGGCGTGCCCTTCAGCGCCGTGACCTCGCCGCCGCTGACCACCATTGAACAGCCGATGCATCAGCTGGGGGTGCGCAGTGTGCAGCTGCTGCTGGCGCGCATAAAAAACCACCGCGTGGCGGTGGTTCATGAAGTACTGGACTGGAAGCTGGTGGAACGCGGTTCCGCCTGAGTTAATGCCAGATCAACAGCACGCAGGCGGCGGTCAGAATCCCCATTGAGATATTAAATATCGCCCAGGCGCGGCGGCTGCGCAGAATGCGGCCAATCAGGGTGCCGAAACCCAGCCAGATCACCCCGGAGATAATATTTACCGACACAATGCCAATACTGATGGCCATCACCGAGCTGCGGTAAGCGTCACCCGCCAGGCTAAAGCTGGCGACAGCGCCCAGCGCCATCAGCCACGCCTTCGGGTTAATCAGCTGCAACAGCCCCCCCTGCCAGAACGGCATCGGCGCCGCCGGGCCATCGCCGGTTTCCAGCTTTTCGTAGCTTGCGGTGCCGATTTTCCACGCCAGCCATAACAGATAAAGGCTACCGGCGATTTTCAGGATAAGATGCAGAGAAGGATAGAGCAGCAGCAAACCACCGACGCCAAACGCCACCAGCAGCAGCATCGCCTGCATACCAAGCATAATGCCAATCATCAGCGGCAGGGAACGCAGGAAACCGAAATTGGCGCCCGAGGCGGTAAGTAACATATTATTAGGGCCTGGGGTAATCGCGGCGACCCACAAAAAACCCAGCATCGACAGAAAAAGACTCAGTTCCATGAAACGGGCGCTCCTCACCCCAGACAATAACAAACGCATCGAAGCTAACAGTGTGATATGGATCGTACAAGCCCTCTGAAGATAAATATTCCTCCCGGCGATAATGATGCCTTTGTGCCCATGCCAGGCATGCGCAACCCGCATCTGCAGACCCTGTTGCCGCGCCTGATTCGGCGACGAATTATCCTGCAACCACACTGGCAACGGCTGGAGTTGCCCGATGGCGATTTTGTCGATCTGGCATGGAGTGAAGATCCGGCGCAGGCGCAGGATAAACCACGCGTGGTGCTGTTTCATGGTCTGGAAGGCAGTTTTCACAGTCCGTATGCCCATGGTCTGTTGCAGGCATGGAAAGATCGTGGCTGGCTCGGCGTAGTGATGCATTTTCGCGGCTGTAGCGGCGAACCTAACCGTCTGCGCCGTATCTATCACTCCGGTGAAACCAGCGATGCCAGCTACTTTCTGCAATGGCTGCGCGATAGCTGGGGCAAAGTTCCCACCGCTGCAGCTGGCATCTCGCTGGGTGGCAATATGCTGGCCTGCCTGCTGGGTGAACAGGGCGAAAGCTGCCTGCTGGATGCGGCAGTGGTGGTATCGGCGCCACTGATGCTGGAACCTTGTAGCATCCGGCTGGAGCAGGGCTTCTCGCGGGTTTATCAGCGCTATCTGCTTAATCTGCTCAAGCAGAACGCCGAACGTAAGCTGCTGCGCTGGCCAGGTACCCTGCCGGTGGATCTGTCGCAACTCAGGGCGTTAAGAAAACTGCGTGATTTCGATAATGCAATTACCGCGCGCGCCCATGGTTTTAGCGACGCCACTGACTACTACCGGCGCTGTAGCGCACTGCCGCTGCTGCCCGCAGTGCGCAAACCGCTGTTAATTATCCATGCCCAGGACGATCCTTTTATGACCGGCGAAGTGATCCCCGATCTCGCCACACTACCTGCTAATATTGAGTATCAACTGACGGAAAACGGCGGCCACGTCGGCTTTGTCGCCGGAACCCTGCGCAAACCCGAAATGTGGCTGGAGCAACGTATTCCGCAATGGCTCTCTTACTATCTGGATAACTAAGCTGTGATTATTCCCTGGCAACAACTGACGCCCGAGGCGCTGGAAAAT
This is a stretch of genomic DNA from Winslowiella toletana. It encodes these proteins:
- a CDS encoding LacI family DNA-binding transcriptional regulator, with the protein product MSIDKVARLAGVSTATVSRVLNQHPGVKPETREKVLSAIAFCNYQPNLLARQLRTSQSRMLLVLVPGITNPFCSLVVRGIEEEAELHGYHILLCNSESRLTRESAYLALLSGKVVDGVITMDAISCLPGLTALIGDSPWVQCAEGDPAYNGSSVTIDNRAAATAVVHHLAAKGRRRIALINTDMRYLYSHQREAGYRQTLEALGLNWCHVEYVDEVDYNAGCAAMTRMLQLPQPPDAIFAVSDVLAGGALHSARRAGLVVPQDLAVMGFDGVPFSAVTSPPLTTIEQPMHQLGVRSVQLLLARIKNHRVAVVHEVLDWKLVERGSA
- a CDS encoding LysE family translocator, translating into MELSLFLSMLGFLWVAAITPGPNNMLLTASGANFGFLRSLPLMIGIMLGMQAMLLLVAFGVGGLLLLYPSLHLILKIAGSLYLLWLAWKIGTASYEKLETGDGPAAPMPFWQGGLLQLINPKAWLMALGAVASFSLAGDAYRSSVMAISIGIVSVNIISGVIWLGFGTLIGRILRSRRAWAIFNISMGILTAACVLLIWH
- a CDS encoding hydrolase, encoding MRNPHLQTLLPRLIRRRIILQPHWQRLELPDGDFVDLAWSEDPAQAQDKPRVVLFHGLEGSFHSPYAHGLLQAWKDRGWLGVVMHFRGCSGEPNRLRRIYHSGETSDASYFLQWLRDSWGKVPTAAAGISLGGNMLACLLGEQGESCLLDAAVVVSAPLMLEPCSIRLEQGFSRVYQRYLLNLLKQNAERKLLRWPGTLPVDLSQLRALRKLRDFDNAITARAHGFSDATDYYRRCSALPLLPAVRKPLLIIHAQDDPFMTGEVIPDLATLPANIEYQLTENGGHVGFVAGTLRKPEMWLEQRIPQWLSYYLDN